Proteins found in one Puntigrus tetrazona isolate hp1 unplaced genomic scaffold, ASM1883169v1 S000000148, whole genome shotgun sequence genomic segment:
- the LOC122332870 gene encoding peptidase inhibitor 16: MTYEKISGEPEKDTEDVKDSERQTRERPRGFHPTTTACAGSSGTRESMTWSAALRSAGLWVILSLAAGQMTEQEKSTIIDLHNELRSKVQPRAAFMQKVVWDETLRLVAEAYAAKCIWNHNPDLEELGLGENLFVSTGPFNATKATLDWFDEHVDYDFENNTCPDDKMCGHYTQVVWAGTNRVGCATHFCDTLEGLDFEKATLLVCDYFPPGNYEGQKPYESGEPCSKCPENLPLCENSMCVAENLFNLSEKPESDDSETTTAVLPERPRTTTEPITGPEDPTQAHVKIERDVQREMSSGSEPEGLSSSLVTLLFLLAPLVL; this comes from the exons ATGACTTATGAGAAGATTTCTGGCGAG CCAGAGAAAGACACTGAAGACGTCAAGGACAGCGAGCGACAGACCCGAGAGCGGCCAAGAGGCTTCCACCCGACCACGACTGCTTGTGCAGGCTCCTCGGGGACGAGAGAAAGCATGACTTGGAGCGCGGCCCTCCGGAGCGCCGGGCTCTGGGTCATTCTGAGTTTAGCCGCCGGTCAGATGACTGAGCAGGAGAAATCAACTATCATCGACTTGCACAATGAGCTTCGCTCGAAGGTTCAGCCCAGAGCGGCCTTCATGCAGAAAGTG GTGTGGGACGAGACGCTGCGTCTGGTGGCAGAAGCATACGCTGCAAAATGCATCTGGAATCACAACCCTGACCTCGAGGAGCTCGGTTTGGGAGAGAACCTCTTCGTAAGCACCGGACCGTTTAATGCCACCAAAGCAACGCTGGACTG GTTTGACGAGCATGTGGATTATGACTTTGAAAACAACACCTGTCCCGATGATAAAATGTGTGGTCATTACACTCAG GTGGTCTGGGCAGGCACCAATAGAGTCGGCTGTGCTACTCACTTCTGTGACACTCTGGAGGGTCTGGATTTCGAGAAGGCCACTCTTCTTGTCTGTGATTACTTCCCTCC AGGAAATTACGAAGGACAAAAGCCGTACGAGTCTGGAGAGCCTTGCTCGAAGTGTCCAGAGAATCTGCCGTTGTGTGAAAACAGCATGTGCG TGGCCGAGAATCTCTTCAATCTGTCTGAAAAGCCCGAGTCGGACGACAGCGAAACTACGACGGCGGTCTTACCCGAGCGTCCCCGAACGACGACGGAGCCCATCACCGGCCCTGAAGATCCGACTCAAGCGCACGTTAAAATCGAGAGAGACGTGCAACGCGAGATGAGCAGCGGATCCGAGCCGGAGGgcctctcttcttctctggtGACGCTGCTCTTTCTGCTCGCGCCTCTTGTTTTGTGA